The following proteins come from a genomic window of Flavobacterium eburneipallidum:
- a CDS encoding fasciclin domain-containing protein: MKRFLMLPRLMRLSLVVVLTLAFLNCTSEKIYERTDETVNITDFLRQNDDYSMFLEMLEITNYASFMNTYGTYTLFLPDNEAVKKYLADVGAASLKDVPLEDLKELVKLHILDQEVPTTSFTDGKIATPSQQGQFIITGAANVDGVSSITVNKTALITASNVEVGNGVIHQIDKVLRVADKTLAQTIEADQTFSLFTEALKATGWYDKLNQPLISTTTTTTSNGTTTTTVTKSGHLTVLAQTDEVFKAAGFNSLADLKAKYSHLNDPLNPADSLNLFVSYRILPRLQFLADLAVSSSLETKAPLEVISVKLATGNILLNEETFNGVLEPGILVNRAASDAVASNGVIHGVDTNFFIKKRVPAPVYFDLGDQPEFRQLSAVFRKPGQYASLPKAQFKDVTWDGNDALTYVCATKGSSSYQDRAWNGDIIEIFRFRNGNTQNLAFKTPVIIKGKYKVWVSYRWKGTKNPTVRAYFNGVALPRLINFQEQGTNSINERVLESQGYKSHIAPFTNRFNARLCGIIDVPTTGRHTISFESLSNPGDTAWMDTVEFRPIDMDQLYPRLQSGGEGFVP; the protein is encoded by the coding sequence ATGAAAAGATTTCTTATGTTACCTAGATTGATGAGACTTAGTTTAGTGGTTGTTTTAACCCTAGCATTTCTTAATTGTACTTCGGAAAAGATTTACGAACGAACTGACGAAACAGTAAATATTACTGATTTTTTGAGACAAAATGATGACTATTCTATGTTTTTAGAAATGTTAGAAATTACTAACTACGCATCATTCATGAATACTTATGGTACTTATACTTTGTTTTTACCAGATAATGAGGCAGTTAAAAAGTATTTAGCCGATGTAGGTGCAGCATCTTTAAAAGATGTTCCTTTAGAGGATTTAAAAGAATTAGTAAAACTACATATATTAGATCAAGAAGTACCTACAACCTCTTTTACAGATGGTAAAATAGCAACACCTAGCCAACAAGGACAGTTTATAATTACTGGTGCTGCGAATGTTGATGGTGTTTCAAGTATTACGGTTAATAAAACAGCTTTAATTACTGCTTCCAATGTTGAAGTAGGAAATGGTGTGATACATCAAATTGATAAAGTATTGCGTGTAGCCGACAAGACATTAGCACAAACTATCGAAGCGGATCAAACATTTTCATTGTTTACTGAAGCCTTAAAAGCTACAGGTTGGTATGATAAATTAAATCAACCTTTAATTTCTACTACAACTACAACAACTTCAAATGGAACTACTACCACAACAGTTACTAAAAGTGGACATTTAACAGTGTTAGCCCAAACGGATGAGGTGTTTAAAGCCGCTGGTTTTAATAGCCTTGCTGATTTGAAAGCAAAATACAGCCACTTAAACGATCCTTTGAATCCTGCAGATAGTTTGAATCTTTTTGTAAGTTACCGTATTTTACCAAGACTTCAATTTTTAGCTGATTTGGCTGTTTCTTCATCTTTAGAAACTAAAGCGCCACTAGAAGTAATTAGTGTAAAATTAGCAACAGGAAATATTTTATTAAATGAAGAAACCTTCAATGGAGTTTTAGAGCCAGGTATTCTAGTAAACCGTGCAGCAAGTGATGCTGTGGCTTCAAACGGTGTAATTCATGGAGTTGATACCAACTTCTTTATCAAAAAGAGAGTACCGGCACCTGTTTATTTTGACCTTGGAGATCAACCAGAATTCAGACAATTGAGTGCTGTTTTTAGAAAGCCAGGTCAATACGCATCACTTCCTAAAGCTCAATTCAAAGATGTTACTTGGGATGGTAACGATGCTTTGACTTATGTTTGTGCTACCAAAGGAAGTTCAAGTTATCAAGACCGTGCTTGGAATGGAGATATTATTGAGATATTCCGTTTTAGAAACGGAAATACACAAAATTTAGCTTTTAAAACACCAGTAATCATTAAAGGTAAATATAAAGTATGGGTGTCTTACAGATGGAAAGGGACTAAAAACCCAACGGTCAGAGCATATTTTAATGGGGTAGCATTGCCAAGATTGATTAACTTTCAAGAGCAAGGCACAAACTCTATTAACGAAAGAGTGTTAGAATCTCAAGGTTACAAAAGTCATATTGCACCATTTACTAACAGGTTTAACGCAAGACTTTGCGGTATTATTGATGTGCCAACTACAGGAAGGCATACTATCTCTTTTGAATCTCTTTCTAATCCTGGAGATACAGCTTGGATGGATACTGTAGAATTCCGCCCTATTGATATGGATCAGTTGTATCCAAGATTACAATCAGGTGGAGAAGGTTTTGTGCCATAA
- a CDS encoding SusC/RagA family TonB-linked outer membrane protein: MLKNLQLTCAMSIFLAGSFSVQVYAQTEQDSTSTVITTAPKIKKGIVVKGIVKDAKTKKVLSGINVVVKDFSASITKDDGTFEINVPHLESLLTVGGQEFQTKVYPLKNRDSSLEIFLYEAYYAPTYQVGNLPNGQEMQYGTTKAVNVVNFKTNQWSSPIKESVGDFLQGRVAGLNSIRRSGVPGSGAYLNLRGFTSLYGSNKPLIIVDGMIYDDEDYGSGIIQNNSSSPLENLDVKDIENITVLKDDSALYGTKGANGVLIINTTRATEVTTKIDFTMYGSANQTPEQLPVMEADAYRTHISQLETTRGLTQDQIGNLPYMIDNPAYSGYYRYHNQTNWQDKVFKSSISQNYFLKVRGGDEIAKYGLSVGYLNNEGIIEGSQSTRYSTRLNAALRLTNKLSVDANMSFINNLQDQRDQGFAYKTSPLYLALTKAPFLASNAFDALGNVSPNLADTDDFNISNPRAILDNGIGINKNYRFFGNMNFKYVINKAWNVNTLFGLTYNKERESFFIPDLGVADIILPTAIGTNRSGSEVQIMNSIYTDTYANYFKKFKEDHKLDVRFGFRTQKSHSESDLGLGFNSATDDFISVGAGSNLLRQVGGALGEWTWLNIYASGNYNYRDKYFLTTSYAVDGSSRFGDKLNGKDRLSLMTSITGAWLVSAEDFMKDSKTFDYLKLRGTLSESGNDDIGNFTAQKYYVSQNLLGVQGLVRGNIGNPNLQWERVKKINLGADFGMFNERLNLTMDVYGKKTANMIVYETISNLSGFDYVVSNSGAMQTLGAELSLNARVINSPDFTFDFGVNLSHYKNKVQGLPNGEIFTQFAGATYRTAVGSDANMFYGLKANGVYSTTTEAQADGLSRRLTNGELVPFKGGDMRFTDRNGDKVIDDNDRMEIGNPNPDLMGSFTTNFTYKRFSLQGLFNFSIGNDLYNGVRYNLEKMSGYENQSVAVENRWRAEGQITNMPKAVWGDPMGNASFSDRWIEDGSYLRLKTLVIGYDFNVEKMNYIKAIKIYATANNLFTLTDYLGFDPEFSGSSSIFGQGADVGLTPQFRTFQLGLRLGL, translated from the coding sequence ATGTTAAAAAATTTACAACTAACCTGTGCGATGAGCATCTTTTTAGCAGGAAGCTTTAGTGTACAAGTGTACGCTCAAACCGAGCAGGATTCAACATCAACCGTAATTACTACAGCTCCAAAAATTAAAAAAGGGATTGTAGTTAAAGGGATTGTTAAAGACGCAAAAACCAAAAAAGTATTATCAGGAATAAATGTGGTTGTTAAAGATTTTTCTGCTTCAATTACTAAAGATGATGGAACCTTTGAAATCAATGTTCCTCATTTAGAGTCGCTGCTCACTGTGGGTGGTCAAGAATTTCAAACCAAAGTGTATCCTCTAAAAAATAGAGATTCAAGTTTAGAAATTTTCTTGTATGAAGCGTATTATGCCCCTACTTACCAAGTTGGAAATTTGCCAAATGGACAAGAAATGCAATACGGAACAACTAAAGCTGTAAATGTAGTCAACTTCAAAACCAATCAATGGTCTAGTCCTATCAAAGAATCAGTAGGAGACTTTCTTCAAGGTAGAGTTGCTGGACTAAATAGTATCAGAAGATCAGGTGTTCCTGGTTCTGGAGCCTACTTAAATTTACGAGGTTTTACTTCACTTTACGGATCAAATAAACCTTTGATTATTGTAGATGGAATGATCTATGATGATGAAGATTATGGTTCAGGAATTATTCAAAATAATAGCTCTTCTCCGCTAGAGAATTTAGATGTAAAAGATATTGAAAACATTACAGTTCTCAAAGACGATAGCGCTCTTTATGGAACTAAAGGTGCTAATGGTGTTCTTATTATCAACACTACTCGCGCTACCGAAGTTACAACTAAAATTGATTTTACAATGTACGGAAGTGCCAATCAAACTCCAGAGCAATTACCTGTTATGGAGGCTGATGCCTACCGAACTCATATTTCACAATTAGAAACCACTCGTGGTCTTACGCAAGATCAAATTGGTAATCTACCTTATATGATTGACAATCCTGCTTATTCAGGATATTACAGGTATCATAACCAAACCAATTGGCAAGATAAAGTATTCAAATCTAGTATAAGTCAAAATTATTTCCTTAAAGTTCGTGGAGGTGATGAAATTGCAAAGTATGGTTTATCTGTTGGTTATCTTAATAACGAAGGAATTATTGAGGGTAGTCAATCTACACGTTACAGTACTCGTTTGAATGCTGCTTTGCGTTTGACCAATAAACTTTCTGTAGATGCTAATATGTCATTTATCAATAATCTTCAAGACCAAAGAGATCAAGGGTTTGCATACAAAACTAGTCCGCTGTATTTGGCTTTAACTAAAGCACCATTTTTGGCTTCAAATGCTTTTGATGCACTAGGTAATGTATCGCCTAATTTAGCCGATACTGATGATTTTAATATCAGTAATCCAAGAGCTATCTTGGATAACGGAATTGGAATAAATAAGAATTACCGTTTCTTCGGAAATATGAATTTTAAATATGTAATCAATAAGGCTTGGAATGTAAATACTCTTTTTGGTTTAACTTATAACAAAGAGCGTGAATCTTTCTTTATTCCGGATCTTGGAGTTGCTGATATTATTCTTCCTACAGCTATAGGAACGAATCGTTCAGGTAGCGAAGTACAAATCATGAATAGTATTTATACTGATACTTATGCCAACTACTTTAAGAAATTTAAAGAAGATCACAAACTAGACGTGCGTTTTGGATTTAGAACTCAAAAAAGTCATTCAGAAAGTGATTTAGGATTAGGATTCAATTCAGCTACAGACGATTTTATCAGTGTTGGTGCAGGTTCTAATTTGCTACGTCAAGTAGGTGGAGCTTTAGGCGAATGGACATGGTTGAATATTTATGCTAGTGGTAATTATAATTATCGAGATAAATATTTTTTAACTACAAGTTATGCTGTAGATGGATCTAGTAGATTTGGTGATAAATTGAATGGAAAAGATAGATTATCCTTAATGACTTCTATTACTGGAGCATGGCTAGTTTCTGCAGAAGATTTCATGAAAGATTCTAAAACTTTTGATTACTTAAAATTAAGAGGAACATTAAGTGAAAGCGGAAATGATGATATAGGTAATTTTACTGCTCAAAAATACTATGTTTCTCAAAACTTATTAGGTGTTCAAGGATTAGTTCGTGGCAATATTGGAAATCCAAATTTACAATGGGAAAGAGTTAAAAAAATTAATCTAGGAGCAGACTTTGGTATGTTCAACGAGCGTCTTAATCTTACGATGGATGTTTACGGAAAGAAAACCGCTAATATGATTGTGTATGAAACTATTTCAAATTTGAGTGGTTTTGATTATGTAGTTTCTAATAGTGGAGCTATGCAAACTCTTGGTGCTGAATTGTCTTTGAATGCCCGTGTAATCAATTCGCCAGATTTTACTTTTGATTTTGGAGTGAACTTATCACATTATAAAAATAAAGTACAAGGATTGCCAAATGGTGAAATCTTTACACAATTTGCTGGAGCTACATACAGAACAGCTGTAGGAAGTGATGCTAACATGTTTTATGGTTTGAAAGCCAATGGTGTATATTCAACAACTACAGAGGCACAAGCTGATGGCTTATCTAGACGTTTAACAAACGGAGAATTAGTTCCTTTCAAAGGTGGAGATATGCGTTTTACAGACAGAAATGGAGACAAAGTTATTGATGATAACGACCGTATGGAAATTGGAAATCCAAATCCTGATTTGATGGGAAGTTTTACGACTAACTTTACTTACAAGCGTTTTAGTCTTCAAGGATTGTTCAATTTCTCTATAGGAAACGATTTGTATAACGGAGTACGTTACAATTTAGAGAAAATGAGTGGTTACGAAAATCAAAGTGTAGCGGTAGAAAATCGTTGGAGAGCCGAAGGACAAATTACAAACATGCCTAAAGCAGTTTGGGGAGATCCAATGGGGAATGCCAGTTTCTCTGATAGATGGATTGAAGATGGATCCTACTTAAGACTTAAAACTTTAGTAATTGGATATGATTTTAATGTAGAAAAAATGAATTATATCAAAGCTATTAAAATTTATGCAACAGCCAATAATTTATTTACCTTAACTGATTATTTAGGTTTTGATCCTGAATTTAGTGGCTCTTCTTCTATATTTGGACAAGGAGCTGATGTAGGATTGACTCCACAGTTTAGAACTTTTCAGTTAGGATTGCGTTTAGGTCTTTAA
- a CDS encoding RagB/SusD family nutrient uptake outer membrane protein, whose translation MQTKIKAILAFLLIVISVVSCDSYLDLRPEDGIVREEFWKTKEDIQAAVMGTYSSLLKRPPGAQVPTDGTDYNISEYLFMFGELRADMIFPGGNITQEQRDITTSNILPSNDLTSWSAFYRTINYCNTVIDLAPAVLDSDPTLTRTQLNNYLSEVLAIRAYMYFTLARTFKDVPLKLNATLSDLDNFQLAKTPQSEVFAQVIKDLTLAEEYAVEDYGNNASNKGRITVYTINAMQADVYLWMDNYEAALAAATKVENSGKFALIEGNNSWFNRVFAVGNSSEGIFEFQYNPQNLNPFYDMFFANGRPEFVAAPTVLEDVFGVDFADANNRDVRGERCALIAGSNEIYKYTGLNNNDRKALQECDTHWFVYRYSDVLLLKAEALIQLGRGAEALPIIEDLRLKRKAIAATTQIVNPDNKSEMTDYLLAERAREFAFEGKRWYDVLRNARRNNYERLDLLRAMALISAPADQQQSILAKLQDPNSHYLPINIYELYTNKALVQNPFYK comes from the coding sequence ATGCAAACTAAAATAAAAGCTATACTAGCCTTCCTACTAATTGTTATCAGCGTTGTTTCGTGTGACAGTTATTTGGATTTACGACCAGAAGATGGAATCGTAAGAGAAGAATTTTGGAAAACCAAAGAAGATATTCAAGCCGCCGTTATGGGGACTTATTCTTCTTTGCTAAAAAGACCACCAGGAGCCCAAGTGCCTACAGATGGAACTGACTATAACATCAGTGAGTATTTATTCATGTTTGGAGAACTTAGAGCCGATATGATCTTTCCTGGAGGGAATATAACTCAAGAACAAAGAGATATTACTACCTCAAATATTTTACCATCAAACGATTTGACTAGTTGGTCTGCATTTTATCGTACAATCAATTACTGTAATACAGTTATTGATTTAGCACCTGCAGTATTGGATAGTGATCCTACCTTGACAAGAACACAGTTGAATAATTACTTGTCTGAAGTTTTAGCAATCAGAGCTTACATGTATTTTACATTAGCTCGTACTTTTAAAGATGTACCACTTAAATTGAATGCTACTCTTTCAGATTTGGATAATTTTCAGTTGGCCAAAACACCACAAAGTGAAGTTTTTGCACAAGTAATTAAAGATCTTACTTTGGCAGAAGAATATGCAGTAGAGGATTACGGAAATAACGCATCAAATAAAGGAAGAATTACTGTTTACACCATTAACGCTATGCAAGCCGATGTTTATCTATGGATGGACAATTATGAAGCAGCACTTGCAGCAGCGACCAAAGTAGAAAATTCAGGTAAATTTGCATTGATTGAAGGAAATAACAGCTGGTTTAACAGAGTTTTCGCTGTAGGAAATTCATCAGAGGGTATTTTTGAATTTCAATATAACCCTCAAAATTTGAACCCATTTTACGATATGTTTTTTGCAAATGGAAGACCAGAATTTGTTGCTGCACCAACAGTTTTAGAAGATGTATTTGGAGTTGATTTTGCGGATGCAAACAATAGAGACGTTCGTGGTGAAAGATGCGCATTGATAGCAGGGAGTAATGAGATATATAAATATACTGGACTTAATAATAACGACCGTAAAGCATTACAAGAATGTGATACACACTGGTTTGTTTACAGATATTCAGATGTATTGCTATTGAAAGCCGAAGCCTTAATCCAGTTAGGTCGTGGAGCCGAAGCATTGCCTATTATTGAAGATTTAAGATTGAAACGTAAAGCTATCGCAGCAACTACTCAAATAGTTAATCCAGATAATAAATCAGAGATGACTGATTATCTTTTGGCAGAGCGTGCTCGTGAATTTGCTTTCGAAGGAAAACGTTGGTATGATGTGTTAAGAAACGCAAGAAGAAATAATTATGAGCGGTTAGATCTTTTGAGAGCTATGGCTTTGATTAGTGCTCCTGCTGATCAGCAGCAATCCATTTTAGCTAAATTGCAAGATCCAAATAGCCATTACTTGCCAATCAATATATATGAATTATATACGAATAAAGCACTTGTTCAAAATCCATTTTATAAATAA
- a CDS encoding fasciclin domain-containing protein — protein sequence MIALKLINKKLFVGILTIALVSCSDPWSERENNGDDNLNLSLSEAIANTTETSKFASLLVQSGYDKILSESKTYTVFAPTNQAMDQVDASVLDTPEEVTAFVQNHIALTAYSSVRDKASEKIKMLNNKYLLFNGTALIGDVTIASADKYAANGVFHIVSKALTPKQNIWQYVKGMASSSAMSQYLVSLTELNIYPADSIGKINPVPGIYSDSLTNSYLRNVYNLNNEKNSYTLFLMEDAGYNDEVTKLKPYLTKNSADRTDTYSRYFTTRDMVFPKAYLPNELPAVLTTRFGVEVPIDKTQIVGEPIVLSNGIVYIMKKVDVPLEKRLVTTKIEGEKNLSYFPSTGGNRATIFYRDKKDPSGVVFNDIYQYHRVTEGPNFFINYTASNMYSTTYKVYWRAINDSQANVISQRLVIGTAFKLDGTIDLTTSLMALPYTNVDLRFYDEVYIGEFTLPQAGDINRISLVAAASSTIGNNSLTLDYLKFVPVVK from the coding sequence ATGATCGCATTAAAATTAATTAATAAAAAACTTTTTGTTGGTATTCTGACAATAGCATTAGTTTCGTGTTCTGACCCATGGTCAGAGCGCGAAAACAATGGCGACGACAATCTAAATCTTAGTTTGAGTGAAGCTATTGCCAATACTACTGAAACTTCCAAGTTTGCTAGTTTGTTAGTCCAATCGGGTTATGACAAAATTTTGTCCGAATCTAAAACCTATACTGTCTTTGCTCCAACAAATCAAGCAATGGATCAAGTTGACGCTTCAGTTCTTGATACACCAGAAGAGGTTACGGCTTTTGTGCAAAACCATATTGCACTTACGGCTTATTCTTCAGTAAGAGATAAAGCTTCAGAAAAAATTAAAATGCTTAATAACAAGTATTTATTATTTAATGGAACGGCTTTAATAGGTGATGTAACAATTGCATCGGCGGATAAATACGCCGCTAATGGTGTTTTTCACATTGTGAGCAAAGCATTAACACCAAAACAAAATATTTGGCAGTACGTAAAAGGGATGGCTTCTAGCTCTGCAATGAGTCAGTATTTAGTAAGCTTAACAGAATTGAATATTTATCCAGCTGATAGTATTGGAAAAATTAATCCAGTTCCAGGTATTTATTCAGATTCTTTGACCAATTCTTATTTAAGAAATGTGTATAATTTGAACAATGAAAAAAATTCATACACTTTATTCTTAATGGAGGATGCTGGATATAACGATGAAGTAACAAAACTAAAGCCGTATTTGACAAAAAATAGTGCAGATAGAACCGATACTTATTCTAGATATTTTACGACAAGAGATATGGTTTTTCCTAAAGCGTATTTGCCTAATGAATTACCAGCAGTTTTGACAACTCGTTTTGGTGTTGAAGTGCCAATTGACAAGACTCAAATCGTAGGAGAACCTATTGTTTTGAGTAACGGAATTGTTTACATCATGAAAAAAGTAGATGTACCATTAGAAAAACGATTGGTAACTACAAAAATTGAAGGTGAGAAAAACCTTTCCTATTTTCCTTCTACGGGTGGAAATAGAGCTACTATTTTTTACCGAGATAAGAAAGACCCTTCAGGGGTTGTTTTTAATGATATTTATCAATATCATAGAGTAACAGAAGGACCTAATTTCTTTATCAATTATACGGCATCTAATATGTATAGTACAACTTATAAAGTGTATTGGAGAGCTATTAACGATTCTCAAGCTAATGTTATCAGCCAACGTTTAGTAATAGGAACTGCTTTTAAGCTAGATGGTACTATTGATTTGACCACTTCTCTTATGGCTTTACCCTATACAAATGTAGATTTAAGATTTTATGATGAAGTTTACATAGGTGAATTTACTTTGCCGCAAGCAGGAGATATCAATAGAATTTCTTTGGTTGCAGCAGCATCTTCAACAATTGGTAACAATTCCCTTACCCTAGATTATTTAAAATTTGTTCCTGTCGTTAAATAA